The Oscillatoria acuminata PCC 6304 genomic interval TCAAATCCGTCACCGAATCCCCGATCGCCACGGTTTCCCCTGCCGAATACCGCCTCATCACCTCAACCTTATTCACCAATTCCGTCCCCGCTTCAAACTCGGAATGCACCCGCAGATACTCGGCACCGAGATCCACTTCTATGGCATGAATCGCCAAAACCCGGTGTTTCAAAGGACCTAACACCGTCTCCACCATCCCCCGCAACCCCCCAGAAACAATGGCGATCGGTACCCCCTGTTGTTCCAAAAAGTCCAAAAACTCCACAAACCCCAGTCGCATCGGTTCCCCCTCCATAAACGCTAAAATCTCTGGATATTGGGCTGTGGGAATCGATTCCAGGGTCTGTCGCACCCCCTCCCGCAGAGTTAAGCGCAACCCATAGATTTCCGGCAGCAGTTTTTGCGCCAGGGTAGGAGTGAACTCCTGCATCATCTTCACAAATGTATCTTCCGTGGTAATGGTCCCATCAAAATCACACAAGACAATTCGTTCAAAGGAATCGGGGTTCACAGTTTTTTTGCTCAGGATTGAGTAGAAGTCATCAAAAACAACAGATTTCACAGCCCAGGCCGCCAGAGGTGTCAGGCTAAGAATATTAAGAGGCGATCGCCCTTGTCAAGAGGATCTCTCCCAGCTAAGTTCTGAGTCTTCTCATTGTGGGTATAATTTGAACAGCCCGCCCTTTTAATCGGGGGATTGTCAACGTTCGGCCTTGATCATCATTTACAATTTGTACAATTTTGATGCCATGATCTTACCCCGTCAAATTGAGTTTCACCGGCCCCCTCAGTCCGATCATCAGGACGGAGATTCTGGGTCCATTCATCCCGTTTTCCTTCAAGACAATCAACCCTTCCAAGCGCTCTTTGCTGCCGCCTTAGATGCTATGATGATCATCGATAGCCGGGGCTACTACCTGGATATCAACCCTGCTGCTTGTTCCTTATTGGGGTTACTGCCACAAGACCTGATCGGATGTACCCTCAGAGATTTTACCGCCCCAGAGTTTGACTTCGACCAATCTTGGCAAACCTGGTTAGCACAAGGTCAAATGTGTGACCAGATTCAGGTGGTCCGCCCAGACTGGGAAGTGCGAGAAGTAGAATATGTTGCCAATGCCAATTTTTGGGCTGATTGTCATCTGTTAATTTTTCGAGATGTTACGGAATGCAAACGCGCACAAGAGCAAGTTCAACACCTCCTCCACAATCAGGAAATTTCCCCTTCTGCCTCTGAATCTCACTCACAAAAGACCCAACTCAGTGAAGAAGAGTATCGCTTTCAACAGCTTACCCGTCATCTTCCTGGGGTGATCTATCAGTTTTGCCTCCTTCCTGATGGTCAGTCTTATTTCCCTTACGCCAGTGACGGGTTGAGAGACATTTATGGCGTCGCCCCGTCCTCTGTGCGCGAGGATTCTGCCCCAGTTTTTGAATCCGTTCATCCTGAGGACCTGCCGCGAGTGACCCAGACGATTCTGGAGTCCGGGAAGCATCTGACCCCCTGGCGTTGTGAGTATCGAACTTGTCATCCAGATGGGCGTTTAATCTGGGTTCTAGGCCACTCGACCCCCCAGGCAGAACCCGACGGCAGCATCACATGGTATGGCTATGTTCGGGATATTACGGAGCTAAAAGCGCGGGAAAAAGCCCTACAAATGAGCGAAAGTAAGTTTCGCAACCTCATTGACAATCTCAACGATATGGTATTCATTGCGGATATGAATGGGGTTTTTAACTATATGAGTCCCGCTTTTAACCAGATCATGGGATATCCTATTGCGGACTTGTTGAATCGTCCTTTTATAGAATTCATCCATCCCGATGATGTGCAAAATTATATCAGCGAGTTTGAGCAAGCCCTCAAAGGGGAAAAGGTGCTGGGTTCTGGACATCGAGTTTTACATCAAGATGGCAACTATTACTGGCATTGTACGAATGTATCACCCCTACTGGATGACGCCGGACAAATGATCGCCTGTTTAGGAGTCACTCGATATATTCACGATCAGAAACAAGCCGAAATTGCCTTGAGGGAAAGTCATATTCGGTTACAACTGGCTCTAGATACGACCGGGACCGGGACATGGGAATGTAATCTGCAAACCAATGAGATGGTTTTTTCCAACAATCAGTGGAAGAAATTTCTGGGCTATGACCTGGATGAAATCATTGATCAGGAACTGCTTTGGGAAAATCGGGTCCATCCAGAGGATCAAGCTCAAATGTATCAAGAGTTGGAAAAACATATCAAAGGTGAAACAGAAATTTATAAAAATGAACATCGGGTTCGTTGTAAAGATGGTTCGTATAAATGGAATTTAGCGATTGGTAAAATCGTGGAGTGGGATGATGAAAACAATCCGGCGCGGTTTATTGGCATTCATAATGATGTGACTGATCGCAAAGCGAATGAACTCGCCCTGTTTCAACTCACCGAACAACTGCAAAAAGCCCAAAAAGTTGCCCATTTGGGCAACTGGTCAATTGATGTAACAACTCAAAAACTCACTTGGTCTGACGAGGTTTTTCGGATATTTGGCATGACACCAAACCAGGGGGAACCGACGTTTACTGAACATTTCAAACAAATTCATCCTGACGACCTCGAATTCTTACAAGCGCGGGTCATAGAAGCTGAGGAAGGGATTCCTCAAAACTTCGATATTCGCATTTTCCGTCCTGATGGAGAAGTGAGATGTATCAACGTCCGTGCTGAACTGGAGTTTCGGGAAAATCAAGTGGTACGGATGTTTGGGACGACAATGGATATTACTGAACGTGCTCAAACGGAAAATGAACTCTATCAATCCCGAGAACTTTTAAGAACAATTCTAGATGCCTTGCCGCAGTCTGTGGTTTGGAAAAATCATCACAGTGTGTTGTTGGGCTGTAATCAAGCCTTTGCCAATGCCTTTCAGGGGGAGAGTCCAGAGGAGTTTGTGGGCAAAACAGACTATGATTTGTGTTGGAGTTTAGAAGAAGCTGACTCTGACAGACAGAGCGATCGCGAAGTGATGAGTGGTGATCTCCCCATCCTAAAATTCATCGAAACCAAGCCGAACTCCGATGGCAGTAACCGTTGGGTGGAAACGACTAAGATCCCCCTACACGATCGCAACGGGGAGGTAATGGGAGTGGTTGCCATCTTGGAGGATATCAGCGATCGCATCCAAGCCGAAGCCGCCTTGCGAACCAGTGAGGAAAAGCTGCGATCGCTCTTTGAACTCTGTCCCTTGGGGATTATCCTCAATGATATCCAGGGCAAATTTATCGAAGCCAATGCCGCTGCTTCTCATCTCACCGGCTATACTCTTGCGGAATTAAATCAATTAAGTTACTGGGATTTAACTCCTGAAGAGTATAATAAAGCGGACGAGATCCAATTAAAATTGCTTGAAACTACCGGACGATATGGTCCTTATCAGAAAGAGTATATCCATAAGCAAGGGTATCGGGTTCCAGTCGAACTGATTGGGTTAAGGATTCAAGATCCCAATGGGGACCAATATATTTGGTCAGTTCTGGCTGACATTACGGAACGAAAAGCCGCAGAAAAAGCCTTGCAAGACAGTGAAGCTCAGACTCGCGGGCTGCTAGAAGCCATCCCTGATATGATGTTGCGCTACAACCGGGATAAAGTATTCGTAGATTATAAATACTCGGCACAGGTGTCCATGTTAGTCCCCCCGGAGCAATTTCTCGGCAAAAATTTATATGAAATTTTGCCAGACTTTCTGGCAAAACCAACCGGAGAACTGATTGAAGAAACATTAAAGACTCAACAGATGCAGTCATTTGAATACGAGCTGGTGATGTCCGAGGGTGCGCGAAACTACGAAGCTCGTTTTTCTCTGTGTGGAGAGGATGTGTTTTCGATCATTCGGGATATTACCGATCGCAAACAAGCAG includes:
- a CDS encoding HAD-IB family phosphatase, with product MNPDSFERIVLCDFDGTITTEDTFVKMMQEFTPTLAQKLLPEIYGLRLTLREGVRQTLESIPTAQYPEILAFMEGEPMRLGFVEFLDFLEQQGVPIAIVSGGLRGMVETVLGPLKHRVLAIHAIEVDLGAEYLRVHSEFEAGTELVNKVEVMRRYSAGETVAIGDSVTDLNLGMQAQVVFARDRLATYLTDCQKPYLQWHDFFDLRDTLDRRWNSV
- a CDS encoding PAS domain S-box protein; this translates as MILPRQIEFHRPPQSDHQDGDSGSIHPVFLQDNQPFQALFAAALDAMMIIDSRGYYLDINPAACSLLGLLPQDLIGCTLRDFTAPEFDFDQSWQTWLAQGQMCDQIQVVRPDWEVREVEYVANANFWADCHLLIFRDVTECKRAQEQVQHLLHNQEISPSASESHSQKTQLSEEEYRFQQLTRHLPGVIYQFCLLPDGQSYFPYASDGLRDIYGVAPSSVREDSAPVFESVHPEDLPRVTQTILESGKHLTPWRCEYRTCHPDGRLIWVLGHSTPQAEPDGSITWYGYVRDITELKAREKALQMSESKFRNLIDNLNDMVFIADMNGVFNYMSPAFNQIMGYPIADLLNRPFIEFIHPDDVQNYISEFEQALKGEKVLGSGHRVLHQDGNYYWHCTNVSPLLDDAGQMIACLGVTRYIHDQKQAEIALRESHIRLQLALDTTGTGTWECNLQTNEMVFSNNQWKKFLGYDLDEIIDQELLWENRVHPEDQAQMYQELEKHIKGETEIYKNEHRVRCKDGSYKWNLAIGKIVEWDDENNPARFIGIHNDVTDRKANELALFQLTEQLQKAQKVAHLGNWSIDVTTQKLTWSDEVFRIFGMTPNQGEPTFTEHFKQIHPDDLEFLQARVIEAEEGIPQNFDIRIFRPDGEVRCINVRAELEFRENQVVRMFGTTMDITERAQTENELYQSRELLRTILDALPQSVVWKNHHSVLLGCNQAFANAFQGESPEEFVGKTDYDLCWSLEEADSDRQSDREVMSGDLPILKFIETKPNSDGSNRWVETTKIPLHDRNGEVMGVVAILEDISDRIQAEAALRTSEEKLRSLFELCPLGIILNDIQGKFIEANAAASHLTGYTLAELNQLSYWDLTPEEYNKADEIQLKLLETTGRYGPYQKEYIHKQGYRVPVELIGLRIQDPNGDQYIWSVLADITERKAAEKALQDSEAQTRGLLEAIPDMMLRYNRDKVFVDYKYSAQVSMLVPPEQFLGKNLYEILPDFLAKPTGELIEETLKTQQMQSFEYELVMSEGARNYEARFSLCGEDVFSIIRDITDRKQAEVRLHSLLKRTQLLNHISTEIRNSLDLDTILQNAVNAIFAEIEIDICTFVWYHPDTTPHTLEVVKEQKNPQLASWLGFYPMDNYPQLFDNMLQGKMYRLDQVANSSDKSLKAWCQQAGLGTYLILPIHTAGLRMGGLEMGRIASDRPWQDDELELLQSIGTQVAIAIYQAQLYQDSQAKSQELQQAYRELQDTQVQLIQAEKMSSLGQLVAGVAHEINNPVSFIYGNLIHISDYTDHLLDLIQFYQNSYPNPPDEIMEFMEEIELDFLISDFPKIINSMKHGASRIRDIVKSLRTFSRLDESEVKAVDIHENIDSTLVILHSRLKGHGRVPEIQVIKQYGNLPQVECYSSLLNQVFMNLLMNAIEAIEERRNSLSPELLSDYVGCITVTTRLVLKNRVSIVIQDNGIGMNPLVQEKLFNPFFTTKAIGKGTGMGLSTSYQIVTKNHQGTLRFSSTEGVGTEFAVELPLK